From the Solanum lycopersicum chromosome 10, SLM_r2.1 genome, one window contains:
- the LOC138338837 gene encoding uncharacterized protein: MEEFIPAEDYELWVSITKGPLNPTITDSEGNKVPTPTNTYNEGDYKMLGKNAKAKYILVCGLGPDELNRISSCTSAKQIWDTLQNAHEGTTKVQKVRIARLCSEYEAFKMKSGESLQDMITRFTIVVNELISLGIVYNTEEHVDST; this comes from the coding sequence ATGGAAGAATTTATTCCAGCTGAAGACTACGAATTGTGGGTGAGTATTACTAAGGGACCACTAAATCCTACTATTACTGATAGTGAAGGAAATAAAGTGCCTACACCCACAAATACATATAATGAAGGGGATTATAAGATGCTAGGAAAGAATGCAAAAGCTAAGTACATTCTTGTATGTGGATTAGGACCTGATGAGTTAAACCGTATCTCAAGTTGTACCTCTGCTAAACAAATATGGGATACCTTACAAAACGCTCACGAAGGTACAACTAAAGTCCAAAAAGTTAGGATTGCCAGATTGTGCTCTGAATATGAAGCTTTTAAGATGAAATCCGGAGAATCTCTTCAAGATATGATTACCAGATTCACTATCGTGGTAAACGAACTAATATCATTGGGTATAGTATACAACACTGAGGAACATGTTGACAGTACTTAG